The Polyodon spathula isolate WHYD16114869_AA chromosome 3, ASM1765450v1, whole genome shotgun sequence genome has a segment encoding these proteins:
- the LOC121313433 gene encoding RB1-inducible coiled-coil protein 1-like, with the protein MKLYVFQVNNGTTLTFDTELAVQTVADLKHAIQVKYKIATQHQVLVVSGGECMVADRRVCSYSAGTDTNPIFLFNKEMILCDRPPAIPKTTFSVENEMELKVEESLMMPAVFHTVASRTQLAVEMFEVAKKLCSFCERLVHDEHLQHQGWAAIMANLDDCALSYQKLLCKYETAYNNYQQSIDDIKQKLASLGNAVSIMANIPLLECLTRHSYRESLERLSSPAEKEGAAEETDEENSTESVLHAGEPRTTPESSSVSISLEHPTQDCATQENKETNSKSQDAVLQDCDPQEKSDLPLFNVSLLDWINVQDRPNDVESVVRKCFDSINRLDPRIIQPFLAECRDTIAKLDNQNMKSIKGLEDRLYALDQMIASCKKLVNEQKELAQGFLANQKRAENLKDTSVLPDLCLSHANQLMIMLTNHRKLLDIKQKCTTAKQELANNLQVRLKWCCYVMLHADQDGEKLQALLRLLTELLERIRVVEALGTVPQMYCLAVVEVVRRKIFLKHYREWASALVKDGKQLYEAEKTKRDSFGKLFRKSFLRNRLFRGLDSWPPTSFCTRKPRKFDFELPEISLGDLQFLQSCCPLEVQSFLRVPTLCGFEPLHQHVQVLHQLVKATQSVDEMSQTITDLLSEQKASSSQPTPKCTAVQRSESTIGATSTSSKTPPSLSLQDPICQPLSVHGPLEDLSPDSIDAHTFDFETIGHPNMDTLLKQGSLDLDSLTESPESDFMSAVNEFVIEENLTSPNAISDPQSPEMMVESLYSSVINAIDNRRIQDTTTLEKENTEVAMLKVCVEKYRSAAEESQGSLKSIKEDLCHFRGLVQKEQRDFSFALKSVTGEVRNIIDNIKYSHNENLKEMYQHELQILQRDYEDETQRLREESDLNQKNLEEFKKVLVELEEGIKNKENEISLLKNEKDMFVTSESSKDQKLLDLEQKMLDQNSEIQELLQSKESLKGDLEKVYLEFEDNKQKLKLEFENLEKCHLKELEERLQIRHAKELNEYQENIVKENQEKLQQMQELHASEVQGYENKLKELEVKVSELSDMRCKIEVEIALKETETEELRLLLEETRSQQQETVRFEVEKETESLRKEIKDQKHQLQSMNDEYEVELEELRALMRIDKDHCISELVDSHKEETTLLHSELISLQKKAMDVERGLKEQIRQLQNDCDNQIKAKEKEKEEKERAFQEQQRHFHTVICGLQEEKKLLSSNLEQEKQTVMQILNKEKEEAVKAALADAFKDFEHQKEAIEEKLLEKVKQLENQLKEKSFIEREVLTSSHTEALAGKPLSINADLQEKLHEERASLLGQLERLEKTKNEEMQNLKTSLIAEQQTHFNTVLTREKVKKEQIINELNDKLKKAAQQQERDKDLIETLSEDRAHLLQEKKQLEEELNKMRSSSLVSSAFFCSANPTGADLAGACAAEPPADSERLTSVAAIGEDRRIDSAVEASMMAVQ; encoded by the exons ATGAAGTTATATGTGTTTCAGGTCAACAATGGAACTACCCTAACTTTTGACACTGAACTTGCTGTACAAAC TGTTGCAGACCTTAAACATGCTATCCAGGTCAAATATAAGATTGCTACCCAGCACCAAGTGCTTGTTGTCAGTGGTGGGGAGTGCATGGTTGCGGATAGGCGTGTTTGCAGTTATAGCGCTGGCACG GATACAAATCCCATTTTTCTGTTCAACAAAGAGATGATTTTGTGTGATCGCCCCCCAGCGATTCCTAAAACAACTTTTTCAGTTGAAAATGAAATGGAGCTGAAGGTGGAAGAATCTCTAATGATGCCAGCGGTTTTTCACACCGTTGCCTCAAGAACACAACTAGCTGTG gaaatgtttgAAGTTGCCAAGAAGCTTTGCTCATTTTGTGAACGCCTAGTCCATGATGAACACCTTCAACACCAAGGCTGGGCTGCCATAATGGCTAACTTGGATGACTGTGCACTCTCTTATCAGAAGCTGCTTTGTAAATATGAAACTGCCTATAACAATTATCAACAGAGCATTGATGACATAAAGCAGAAACTTGCCAG CCTAGGGAATGCTGTATCTATTATGGCTAATATTCCACTCCTGGAGTGTCTGACCAGGCATAGCTATAGAGAAAGTTTGGAAAGACTGAGCTCACCTGCTGAGAAGGAAGGAGCAGCGGAAGAAACTGATGAGGAAAACTCTACTGAGTCGGTGCTACACGCTGGGGAACCTAGAACTACTCCAGAATCGTCATCAGTTTCCATATCTTTGGAACATCCAACTCAGGACTGTGcaacacaagaaaacaaagagacaaacagtAAAAGTCAAGATGCTGTGCTGCAAGACTGTGATCCACAAGAGAAGAGTGACTTACCAttatttaatgtttctttattagaCTGGATAAATGTACAAGATAGACCAAATGATGTTGAATCTGTTGTCAGAAAGTGCTTTGACTCCATAAACAGg CTTGATCCAAGAATCATTCAACCCTTTTTGGCAGAATGTCGGGATACTATTGCCAAACTGGATAATCAGAACATGAAGTCTATTAAAGGTCTTGAAGACAGGCTATATGCACTAGATCAGATGATAGCCAGCTGTAAAAAGTTGGTAAATGAACAGAAGGAACTAGCTCAG GGATTTTTAGCCAATCAGAAAAGAGCTGAAAATCTGAAGGACACTTCTGTTCTACCTGACTTGTGTCTGAGCCATGCAAACCAGCTGATGATCATGTTAACCAATCACAGGAAACTGTTGGATATTAAACAGAAGTGCACCACTGCTAAACAGGAGCTTGCAAACAATCTGCAAGTCAGACTAAA GTGGTGTTGTTATGTGATGCTTCATGCAGATCAGGATGGGGAGAAACTGCAGGCTTTGCTTCGTCTTTTAACTGAGCTGTTGGAGAGAATTCGGGTGGTTGAGGCTCTTGGCACTGTTCCTCAGATGTATTGCTTGGCTGTAGTGGAGGTTGTGAGGCGGAAGATTTTTCTAAAACACTACAGAGAA tgGGCCAGTGCTCTAGTAAAGGATGGAAAGCAGCTCTATGAAGCAGAAAAAACTAAAAGAGATTCATTTGGGAAGTTGTTCA GAAAATCTTTTCTCAGAAATCGCTTGTTTAGAGGACTTGATTCTTGGCCTCCCACTTCATTTTGC ACACGTAAGCCTCGCAAGTTTGACTTTGAGCTTCCTGAAATATCTTTAGGTGATCTGCAGTTTTTGCAGTCTTGCTGTCCTCTAGAAGTTCAGTCTTTTCTCAG GGTTCCAACACTTTGTGGCTTTGAGCCTTTACACCAGCACGTACAGGTCCTTCACCAACTGGTAAAAGCTACTCAGAGTGTGGATGAAATGTCACAAACCATAACAGACCTACTGAGTGAGCAAAAG GCATCCAGTAGTCAGCCTACTCCAAAATGCACTGCAGTACAAAGGTCAGAAAGCACAATAGGAGCCACATCTACCTCTTCAAAAACTCCACCGTCACTCAGCCTTCAGGATCCCATATGTCAACCTCTGAGTGTCCATGGCCCATTAGAAGATTTATCTCCAGATAGCATTGATGCCCATACATTTGACTTTGAGACCATTGGCCATCCAAACATGGATACACTTTTAAAACAAGGATCTCTAGACTTGGACTCCTTAACAGAAAGCCCCGAGTCAGACTTCATGTCTGCGGTTAATGAGTTTGTCATTGAGGAAAACTTGACTTCTCCTAACGCAATCAGTGATCCACAAAGCCCTGAGATGATGGTAGAATCTCTTTATTCCTCTGTCATTAATGCAATCGACAATAGGCGCATCCAAGATACAACCACTTTGGAAAAGGAGAACACTGAAGTTGCAATGTTGAAAGTATGCGTTGAAAAATACAGGTCAGCTGCTGAGGAATCACAGGGCAGTTTAAAGAGCATCAAGGAGGATCTTTGTCATTTTAGAGGACTGGTTCAAAAGGAGCAGAGAGATTTTAGCTTTGCTTTAAAATCTGTAACGGGAGAAGTAAGAAACATAATTGATAATATTAAGTATTCCCACAATGAGAACTTAAAAGAAATGTATCAACATGAACTACAAATCCTTCAAAGGGATTATGAAGATGAAACACAAAGATTGAGGGAAGAATCGGATTTGAACCAGAAAAACCTGGAGGAATTCAAAAAGGTGTTGGTAGAGCTGGAAGAGGgcatcaaaaataaagaaaatgaaatttctttgttaaaaaatgaaaaagacatgTTTGTAACATCAGAAAGTAGCAAAGATCAAAAGCTGCTTGACTTGGAGCAAAAAATGCTAGACCAAAACAGTGAAATACAAGAGCTATTGCAGTCTAAAGAGTCACTGAAAGGAGATTTAGAAAAAGTATATCTTGAGTTTGAAGATAACAAGCAAAAACTAAAGCTTGAATTTGAGAACCTTGAAAAGTGTCACTTAAAGGAACTGGAGGAAAGGCTACAGATCAGGCATGCTAAAGAACTGAATGAATACCAAGAAAACATAGTAAAAGAAAACCAAGAAAAGCTGCAACAAATGCAAGAACTCCATGCGTCAGAAGTTCAAGGATATGAAAATAAACTGAAGGAACTTGAAGTCAAAGTTTCTGAGCTATCTGATATGAGGTGTAAGATAGAGGTTGAAATAGCCCTGAAGGAAACAGAGACAGAAGAATTAAGACTGCTTTTGGAGGAAACCAGATCTCAGCAGCAGGAGACTGTGAGGTTCGAGGTTGAAAAAGAAACTGAGTCTTTGAGAAAAGAGATTAAAGATCAAAAACATCAACTTCAGTCTATGAATGATGAGTATGAAGTTGAACTTGAGGAGCTGAGAGCTCTAATGAGAATTGATAAAGATCATTGTATCTCTGAGTTAGTTGACAGTCATAAAGAAGAAACCACTCTTCTCCACTCTGAGCTAATATCTTTACAGAAAAAAGCTATGGATGTTGAAAGGGGCCTTAAAGAACAAATTAGGCAGCTTCAGAATGACTGTGATAATCAGATTAAAgccaaagagaaagaaaaagaagaaaaggaaagaGCTTTTCAGGAGCAGCAACGACATTTTCATACAGTTATATGTGGTcttcaggaagaaaaaaaacttctgtCAAGCAATCTGGAGCAGGAGAAACAGACTGTTATGCAGATTTTAAACAAGGAAAAGGAGGAAGCCGTCAAAGCTGCCCTGGCAGATGCCTTTAAAGACTTTGAACACCAGAAGGAGGCTATTGAAGAAAAGCTGTTAGAAAAGGTCAAACAACTTGAGAATCAGTTGAAAGAAAAAAGCTTTATTGAAAG aGAGGTTTTGACATCTAGTCATACTGAGGCACTTGCTGGGAAACCACTAAGTATTAATGCAGATCTTCAGGAAAAGTTACACGAAGAAAGGGCATCTTTACTGGGACAACTTGAAAGGCTTGAAAAAACAAAGAACGAAGAAATGCAGAACCTTAAAACATCATTGATAGCAGAGCAGCAg ACACATTTCAATACTGTTCTTACAAGAGAAAAAGTGAAGAAGGAACAAATAATAAACGAGTTAAATGATAAGCTGAAAAAGGCAGCACAGCAACAGGAAAGGGACAAAG ATTTGATTGAAACTCTCTCAGAGGACAGAGCACATTTGCTCCAGGAAAAGAAGCAGCTAGAAGAAGAACTTAACAAGATGCGCAGCAGTTCATTGGTCTCCTCAGCATTCTTTTGTTCTGCTAATCCGACTGGGGCCGATTTGGCAGGAGCATGTGCAGCTGAGCCCCCTGCTGACTCTGAGAGGCTGACCTCAGTTGCTGCCATTGgggaggataggagaatagattCTGCAGTGGAAGCCAGCATGATGGCTGTACAGTAA